A single genomic interval of Stieleria maiorica harbors:
- a CDS encoding PDZ domain-containing protein, which translates to MDSRRNHRCRPRVAAVVCVAGLVAAASLIGAANRVAAQVPIATDQVPAPQSATDSVGNRSTESPAPPAGDAGETNAGETVVDQPATGQPSRTRSGERTLQYWASQLSHERYLRRQSARRHLIDGGLESIPVLRDMLDAGDLETVENVISILAKVAEDEPPWQKDGALATLESIAETSFGTKATLAESTLQSFAETRGREARVQLADAGIFVGTETVALASRSSPREIVRIDSQFNGDRDVLAWLRWIREIDFVVIEATEATSDILGAVMKMPDLATLVIVDCQLTPGAVQAMQTRARLDTIELRYVRLNEDLLTELSQVRLRDALHLMGTGVSEQRAERLRVEMPGLEITLRRGGFLGVMCQTTLQDTCEVSQVTPGSGAADAGLQAGDVVIRIDDVKITRFDDLQRQINTHIPGDEIAIRYRRGEAVFDTTATLKKQRTP; encoded by the coding sequence ATGGACTCTCGGCGCAACCACCGATGTCGTCCCCGCGTCGCCGCAGTGGTGTGCGTCGCCGGGCTGGTTGCTGCGGCGTCTTTGATCGGCGCGGCCAACCGCGTGGCCGCACAGGTTCCTATTGCTACCGATCAGGTTCCTGCTCCGCAGTCAGCGACAGACTCGGTCGGCAATCGATCGACCGAGTCGCCTGCGCCCCCCGCCGGCGATGCGGGGGAAACAAATGCGGGTGAAACCGTCGTCGACCAGCCGGCCACGGGCCAACCTTCACGGACGCGTTCCGGCGAACGAACGCTTCAGTACTGGGCCAGTCAACTGTCCCATGAACGCTATTTGCGTCGCCAATCTGCCCGGCGGCACCTGATCGATGGCGGTCTGGAATCAATCCCTGTCCTGCGCGACATGCTGGATGCCGGTGATTTGGAAACGGTTGAAAACGTCATTTCGATCTTGGCAAAGGTCGCCGAAGACGAACCGCCGTGGCAGAAGGACGGAGCGCTTGCGACGTTGGAATCGATCGCCGAGACCAGCTTCGGCACCAAAGCCACCTTGGCCGAATCGACGCTGCAGTCGTTTGCCGAGACGCGCGGCCGCGAAGCCAGGGTTCAGCTGGCCGACGCCGGAATCTTTGTCGGCACCGAAACCGTCGCGTTGGCCTCGCGCAGCAGCCCCCGCGAGATCGTTCGAATCGACTCACAATTCAACGGAGACCGCGATGTCCTGGCGTGGTTGCGTTGGATCCGCGAGATCGATTTCGTGGTCATCGAAGCGACCGAGGCGACGTCGGACATTTTGGGCGCGGTGATGAAGATGCCTGATCTGGCGACATTGGTGATCGTTGATTGCCAGCTCACGCCGGGGGCAGTCCAGGCGATGCAAACACGGGCCCGGTTGGATACGATCGAACTGCGCTACGTTCGCTTGAACGAAGACCTGTTGACCGAACTGAGCCAAGTGAGATTGCGCGACGCGCTTCATCTGATGGGGACGGGAGTTTCCGAGCAGCGCGCCGAACGCTTGCGGGTCGAAATGCCGGGATTGGAAATCACACTTCGCCGAGGCGGGTTCTTGGGAGTGATGTGTCAAACGACGCTGCAAGACACCTGCGAAGTCAGCCAAGTCACACCGGGTAGCGGTGCGGCAGACGCCGGGTTGCAGGCCGGCGACGTGGTCATTCGAATCGACGACGTCAAAATCACTCGTTTCGATGATCTGCAACGGCAAATCAACACGCACATTCCCGGCGACGAAATCGCCATCCGCTATCGTCGAGGCGAAGCTGTGTTTGACACGACCGCAACGCTGAAGAAACAGCGCACCCCCTGA
- a CDS encoding DNA polymerase Y family protein has translation MKRLLSIWLRNWPIQRLRSEWHRDETPEPLPSDRSNRPQAESQSPTLQKKRPQNNRPLILWKNDHRRGRLVVACCGAARRMGVRPGIAIAQATELASAAGVTPISIEHDPIADSIALDRIADALQHRISPLVAIESLDKRPWAGQVLLESDTLFCDLSGVTHLFDDEAGILEATRRTLAEFGLVGELAIADHAAAAWALAHYHPRDTFISVRGADDLHDLSVNALRIETETKYTLDRLGIETIGQLLRLPRGGLARRLGDGIVKRIAEVLGEVEVPLEIHHAEQQHHSSHDLEYPTEDREIVMDRVGRLTEDIVASLAAGQRGALRVACRMELVDRSPLTTVIGMFAPTQDAEHLHGLIHSSLESLRIQAPIIKITLSVLSSGPLRTQQNALFAEDALALDNDSVSDRSLARLVDTLTGRLGREAVLGVRLSENPLPEKAFRTYSLTDHRTRQALRRLPAKQPASSPPARHRSGSHPPRREDARRRPMQLLRKPIPLTVVAATSPDAANPPRDLPTFRVEGQLHRVAEFWGPERIETGWWDGPTIRRDYYRVETETGKVWWVFRELKTGDWFLHGRFV, from the coding sequence ATGAAACGGCTGCTGAGCATCTGGCTTCGCAACTGGCCCATCCAGCGATTGCGAAGCGAGTGGCATCGCGACGAGACGCCCGAACCGCTTCCTAGCGATCGCTCGAACCGCCCGCAGGCTGAGTCGCAGTCCCCCACGCTGCAAAAAAAACGGCCGCAAAATAACAGGCCGCTGATCCTTTGGAAAAACGATCACCGCCGCGGCCGGTTGGTTGTTGCCTGCTGCGGCGCGGCGCGGCGGATGGGTGTTCGCCCCGGAATCGCGATCGCCCAGGCGACGGAGCTTGCCAGTGCCGCCGGTGTGACACCGATCAGCATCGAGCATGACCCGATCGCCGATTCGATCGCGCTGGACCGAATCGCCGACGCACTGCAACACCGGATCAGCCCCCTGGTCGCCATCGAGTCGCTGGACAAACGACCTTGGGCCGGACAAGTCTTGCTCGAAAGCGACACGCTGTTCTGCGATCTGTCGGGGGTGACGCATCTGTTTGATGACGAAGCCGGAATCCTGGAGGCGACCCGTCGCACGTTGGCCGAATTCGGATTGGTCGGCGAATTGGCGATCGCCGATCATGCCGCCGCCGCGTGGGCGCTGGCCCATTACCACCCCCGCGACACATTCATCTCCGTTCGCGGTGCGGATGATTTACATGACCTGTCGGTCAACGCGCTGCGGATCGAAACGGAAACCAAATACACGCTGGACCGACTGGGGATCGAAACCATCGGGCAACTGCTGCGTCTGCCGCGCGGCGGACTGGCCCGACGCTTGGGCGACGGCATCGTCAAACGCATCGCCGAGGTGTTGGGCGAAGTCGAGGTGCCGTTGGAAATCCATCATGCCGAACAACAACACCACAGCAGCCATGACCTGGAGTATCCGACCGAAGATCGAGAGATCGTGATGGATCGTGTGGGACGCTTGACCGAAGACATCGTGGCCAGTCTGGCGGCCGGCCAACGCGGGGCGCTGCGTGTGGCTTGCCGGATGGAACTGGTCGACCGCTCGCCACTGACCACGGTGATCGGCATGTTCGCACCGACGCAAGACGCCGAACACCTGCACGGTCTGATCCATTCCAGCCTGGAATCGTTGCGGATTCAAGCACCGATCATCAAGATCACGTTGTCGGTGCTCAGCAGCGGCCCGCTCAGGACACAACAAAACGCCTTGTTTGCCGAAGATGCCTTGGCCCTGGACAACGACTCGGTCTCCGATCGCTCCCTGGCTCGACTGGTCGACACCCTGACCGGTCGCCTGGGACGTGAGGCGGTTTTGGGGGTCCGATTGAGCGAGAACCCGTTGCCGGAGAAGGCCTTTCGGACCTATTCACTGACCGACCACCGCACTCGCCAAGCGCTGCGACGTTTGCCGGCCAAACAGCCCGCATCGTCACCGCCCGCCCGCCACCGTTCCGGCTCTCACCCGCCTCGGCGTGAGGACGCCCGCCGCCGCCCAATGCAACTGTTGCGCAAGCCCATTCCCTTGACCGTCGTCGCCGCGACATCCCCCGACGCAGCAAACCCGCCCCGAGACCTGCCAACTTTCCGCGTCGAAGGGCAACTGCATCGAGTCGCCGAGTTCTGGGGCCCCGAACGGATCGAAACCGGCTGGTGGGACGGTCCGACCATCCGCCGCGATTACTACCGCGTTGAAACGGAAACCGGAAAGGTCTGGTGGGTGTTTCGCGAGTTAAAGACGGGGGATTGGTTTTTGCACGGGCGGTTTGTTTAA
- a CDS encoding BamA/OMP85 family outer membrane protein, translated as MILVLIAGLAFSMPAAAQMGGGMGGMGGGGGPQSGGPTGPAERPKFRDHIHNQDALPIGREHGDKVVSSVRIVGNRTLSEHEILQKMQTKKGRFFSREVLLGDVHRLNEMRSFDHVTFKTEETDAGVNVSFIVHERPLITDVVFFGNRGVNNRDLKGRAGLEVKDPLSEFSVESARRRLIDYYKGEGFNQVAITSTIGYQDKPGMVIFRINEGPLERINSIRVIGNTLLSEARLKKLIKSRGPFLKLGYYTFNVADMAKIDRDVDILAATYHNLGYLTATVGRRISYSENGKWIDVTFVVNEGNRFKINSVQLIGNQFVTEDSLRQRLELKAGDMFDGTILKRDVGEIVYGYGELGFIYADVQPKTVMRDEENTVDLVYQIEEGDRWKIGEIRVNIEGEPHLMRETVMLNMLEMREGDFIDRRLLEIGRRRMSNSQLLETNPQIADPPDIIVDPREDAF; from the coding sequence TTGATCCTCGTTTTGATCGCCGGATTGGCGTTTTCGATGCCCGCCGCGGCTCAGATGGGCGGTGGCATGGGTGGCATGGGCGGCGGCGGAGGCCCACAGAGCGGCGGCCCGACCGGTCCGGCTGAACGCCCCAAGTTCCGCGACCACATCCACAACCAAGACGCCTTGCCGATCGGCCGCGAGCACGGCGACAAGGTCGTCAGCAGCGTCCGAATCGTCGGCAACCGGACGCTCAGCGAACACGAAATCCTGCAGAAAATGCAGACCAAGAAGGGGCGTTTTTTCAGCCGCGAAGTTCTGCTCGGCGACGTCCACCGGCTGAACGAAATGCGTTCGTTCGACCACGTCACGTTCAAAACCGAGGAGACCGACGCCGGGGTCAATGTCTCGTTCATCGTCCATGAACGCCCGCTGATCACCGATGTCGTCTTTTTCGGCAACAGGGGAGTTAACAACCGCGATCTGAAGGGCCGTGCCGGATTGGAGGTCAAAGATCCACTCAGCGAGTTCTCGGTCGAATCGGCCCGCCGGCGTCTGATCGATTACTACAAAGGCGAAGGCTTCAACCAAGTCGCAATCACGTCGACCATCGGCTACCAGGACAAACCGGGCATGGTGATCTTTCGGATCAACGAAGGTCCCCTGGAACGCATCAACAGCATCCGCGTGATCGGCAACACGTTGCTGAGCGAGGCCCGGCTGAAGAAGCTGATCAAAAGCCGCGGCCCGTTTCTCAAACTCGGCTACTACACCTTCAACGTCGCCGACATGGCCAAGATCGATCGCGACGTCGATATCCTGGCGGCGACCTATCACAACCTGGGCTACCTGACCGCGACGGTCGGCCGCCGGATCTCGTACAGCGAAAACGGCAAGTGGATCGACGTGACCTTTGTGGTCAACGAAGGCAACCGCTTCAAAATCAACAGCGTGCAATTGATCGGCAACCAGTTCGTCACCGAAGATTCGCTGCGTCAACGTTTGGAACTGAAGGCCGGTGACATGTTCGACGGCACGATCTTGAAACGCGACGTCGGCGAGATCGTCTATGGCTACGGCGAACTGGGATTCATCTACGCCGACGTCCAACCCAAGACGGTGATGCGTGACGAAGAGAACACGGTCGACTTGGTTTACCAGATCGAAGAAGGCGACCGCTGGAAGATCGGTGAGATCCGCGTCAACATCGAAGGCGAACCGCACCTGATGCGTGAAACCGTGATGTTGAACATGTTGGAAATGCGCGAAGGAGACTTCATCGACCGCCGACTGCTGGAAATCGGTCGTCGACGCATGTCCAACAGCCAGTTGTTGGAAACGAATCCGCAAATCGCCGACCCACCGGACATCATCGTCGACCCGCGGGAGGATGCGTTTTGA
- a CDS encoding diacylglycerol/lipid kinase family protein, which translates to MATSDVILFTSPKAGSGAAREQLPRLAEMLAAAGIKCQSIACSHTLHSLVAGRRETGVSQPTVIAAGGDGTISLVASHTFPDTPLLPMPMGTENLLARYLGQSNSAEAILETLTTGRTIRFDAGQANGRLFLILATAGFDAEVVRRLHLRRKGHIRRLSYLKPIWQTCRAYRFPLLSVTALDDAGEIIHQRQVGWAMTFNLPCYAAGLRIHPAALGDDGTLDLITFAGRGLIRGLGYLLGAASGLHRRFAGVEHRQVTRLRIESDQRVAYELDGDYAGRLPLEIKVLPRRVTLLVPSSKFQVSSQDENVS; encoded by the coding sequence GTGGCGACATCGGACGTGATTTTGTTTACCAGCCCGAAAGCGGGCAGCGGCGCGGCACGCGAACAGCTTCCCCGGTTGGCCGAAATGCTGGCCGCCGCCGGGATCAAATGCCAGAGCATCGCGTGCTCCCATACGCTGCATTCCCTGGTGGCCGGCCGTCGTGAAACCGGTGTTTCACAGCCGACCGTGATCGCCGCCGGTGGTGACGGAACCATCAGCCTGGTCGCATCGCACACGTTTCCCGACACGCCGCTGCTGCCGATGCCGATGGGGACCGAGAACCTGCTGGCGAGATACCTGGGTCAATCCAACTCGGCCGAAGCGATCTTGGAAACACTGACCACCGGACGCACAATCCGATTCGATGCCGGACAAGCCAACGGGCGATTGTTCTTGATCCTGGCCACGGCCGGGTTCGATGCCGAAGTCGTCCGCCGCTTGCATCTGCGCCGCAAGGGACACATCCGACGACTCAGCTACCTGAAACCGATCTGGCAAACCTGTCGGGCCTATCGCTTTCCGCTGCTGAGCGTCACCGCGTTGGACGACGCGGGAGAGATTATCCACCAGCGCCAGGTCGGATGGGCGATGACGTTCAATCTGCCCTGTTATGCCGCGGGGCTGCGCATTCATCCGGCGGCACTCGGAGACGATGGGACGTTGGACCTGATCACCTTCGCCGGTCGCGGGCTGATCCGCGGATTGGGGTACCTGCTCGGCGCCGCATCCGGTCTGCACCGACGCTTCGCCGGTGTCGAGCATCGCCAGGTGACCCGCCTGCGAATCGAATCCGACCAGCGCGTCGCCTATGAACTAGACGGAGACTACGCCGGACGACTGCCACTGGAAATCAAGGTCTTGCCCCGCCGGGTGACGTTGTTGGTTCCGAGTTCCAAGTTTCAGGTTTCAAGTCAAGACGAGAACGTTTCCTAG
- a CDS encoding ImuA family protein — MHPSTLTEWIAAHDGVAAGSLAMSAAASRLRQIPARPLVIVDCSGTFYPPAAVSLGVPHQRMILLRPRSGADAIWAIDQSLRSGAAAAVWASLPMQVDDRDARRLQLAAEAGRTPGLFVRGFATRGKPSFAEVQFYVSQQQRDTAQRATKRRPTHRWRDFEVLSITLDRVRGGVAGKQLQLQITDAATLRPLSTTAPQTPRHETAAEHLASQLAHPAIAKRVASRRDARTAS, encoded by the coding sequence TTGCACCCTTCTACCCTGACCGAATGGATTGCCGCCCACGACGGTGTCGCCGCCGGATCGCTGGCGATGTCGGCCGCCGCCAGTCGATTGCGTCAAATCCCTGCGCGACCGCTGGTGATCGTGGATTGCAGTGGCACGTTTTATCCACCGGCGGCGGTCTCGTTGGGCGTGCCACATCAACGCATGATCTTGCTGCGGCCGCGGAGCGGTGCCGATGCGATTTGGGCGATCGACCAATCGCTCCGCTCGGGTGCCGCCGCAGCGGTCTGGGCTTCCCTGCCCATGCAGGTCGACGATCGCGACGCCCGACGTTTGCAACTGGCGGCCGAAGCCGGTCGAACCCCGGGCTTGTTCGTGCGCGGATTTGCCACGCGTGGAAAACCCAGTTTCGCCGAGGTCCAGTTTTATGTGTCGCAACAACAGCGCGACACAGCGCAACGTGCGACGAAGCGCCGACCGACGCACCGCTGGCGTGATTTCGAAGTCCTGTCGATCACACTCGACCGCGTCCGTGGCGGTGTCGCCGGCAAGCAGCTCCAACTGCAGATCACCGACGCCGCAACACTCCGTCCGCTTTCCACCACCGCCCCACAGACCCCACGGCATGAAACGGCTGCTGAGCATCTGGCTTCGCAACTGGCCCATCCAGCGATTGCGAAGCGAGTGGCATCGCGACGAGACGCCCGAACCGCTTCCTAG
- a CDS encoding lipopolysaccharide assembly protein LapA domain-containing protein — translation MARIRWFLIISGVLVLMIFSLSNTQRVLLQMPLVFHVEVPLAMLLAISGLIGFMVGALWTAWMLHRKKERLGKTGKKDGQDGGAVDGG, via the coding sequence ATGGCGCGAATTCGATGGTTTTTGATCATTTCCGGCGTGTTGGTGCTGATGATCTTTTCGCTCTCCAACACCCAGCGTGTGTTGCTGCAAATGCCGCTGGTGTTCCACGTCGAAGTCCCGTTGGCGATGCTGTTGGCGATTTCGGGGCTGATCGGATTTATGGTCGGCGCCCTGTGGACGGCTTGGATGCTGCATCGAAAAAAGGAGCGGTTGGGCAAGACAGGGAAAAAGGACGGCCAGGACGGCGGGGCAGTCGACGGAGGTTGA
- a CDS encoding SHD1 domain-containing protein → MKRSLPLLFALPLFLLAIPQHLNAETWTDNTGQFQIDAEYVGVEGRSVVLRLADGSTKTVPIDRLSDASRNRAKELYEAANQNPVAAKPAMNATPKASTSADNQHDFAPAVPAVAPMPAFPENGTLQQTVDFVVAQVLAGHPEVIWYALPEDVRREVDSAEVREAMRPSVQLQVQTQKPIEDVANKVCEILIRKKQFILNTPMLKMAPPQVMQMVQPIYDPASGLIYELVQCAFHSQMAVDQSVTAYVDHYGPRIGGHLHALVQSAPPGMIEQFTSKIVVDQIDDSNGTITVPKQDGGTTVIELVAFNGRWVPKEFVTKWKEKGGTMAEGLAEQFENNQEAFQASQQQMAQATGMVSAMANQFLQPMLDATNQQEFDAALTQAVMTIGMMQNQAAPGLAPAPGARNPAFGQ, encoded by the coding sequence ATGAAGCGTTCCCTTCCTTTGCTGTTCGCATTGCCGCTGTTCCTGTTGGCGATCCCACAACACCTCAACGCGGAAACCTGGACGGACAACACCGGACAGTTCCAAATCGATGCCGAATACGTGGGCGTTGAGGGCCGGTCGGTCGTGTTGCGGCTGGCCGACGGTTCGACCAAAACGGTCCCCATCGATCGGTTGAGCGACGCCAGTCGCAACCGAGCCAAGGAGTTGTACGAGGCGGCGAATCAAAACCCAGTCGCAGCCAAGCCGGCCATGAACGCGACGCCCAAGGCATCAACATCCGCCGACAACCAACACGACTTTGCGCCCGCTGTGCCGGCGGTTGCCCCCATGCCGGCGTTTCCCGAAAACGGAACACTTCAACAGACCGTCGATTTCGTCGTCGCACAGGTTCTGGCCGGGCACCCCGAAGTGATCTGGTACGCGTTGCCTGAGGATGTTCGCCGCGAAGTCGACAGTGCCGAAGTCCGCGAGGCGATGCGTCCGAGCGTGCAACTGCAGGTCCAGACGCAGAAACCGATCGAGGACGTGGCCAACAAGGTCTGTGAAATCCTGATCCGCAAGAAGCAGTTCATCCTCAACACGCCGATGTTGAAGATGGCGCCGCCGCAAGTGATGCAGATGGTCCAGCCGATTTATGATCCGGCCAGTGGCTTGATTTACGAACTGGTTCAGTGTGCCTTTCATTCGCAGATGGCGGTCGACCAGTCGGTCACCGCGTACGTCGATCATTACGGCCCTCGGATCGGCGGCCACCTGCACGCTTTGGTTCAATCCGCCCCGCCCGGAATGATCGAACAATTCACCAGCAAGATTGTTGTCGATCAAATCGACGATTCCAATGGAACGATCACCGTGCCCAAACAGGACGGCGGCACGACGGTCATCGAATTGGTCGCCTTCAACGGACGCTGGGTGCCGAAGGAGTTCGTGACAAAGTGGAAAGAGAAAGGCGGCACGATGGCCGAGGGGTTGGCCGAACAATTCGAAAACAACCAGGAAGCCTTCCAGGCCTCGCAGCAACAGATGGCTCAAGCGACCGGAATGGTCTCGGCGATGGCCAACCAGTTTCTTCAGCCCATGCTGGACGCGACGAACCAACAAGAGTTCGACGCGGCGCTCACGCAAGCCGTCATGACCATCGGCATGATGCAGAACCAAGCCGCCCCCGGATTGGCCCCCGCACCGGGAGCCCGCAACCCGGCATTCGGGCAGTAG
- a CDS encoding BamA/OMP85 family outer membrane protein: MRAVAARLTVLAGILLISASPAAAQYNPYGTSAAAGTYTPTQQAYATQPPGYAAPQQAYAAPQQAYAGTPQVAPPQATATGQPVQQTSFPPTQFGPRQQTLMPGQSVPGSGTAFPPIGTDPVYTPNVRVADLIVNGFPARTGRIMFGGAVNSDAGVTGQITIDERNFDIMRWPRSFRDLFGGTAFRGAGQTFRLEAAPGSDFDRYSVQFADPNLFGYLPISFSASGFLYDRRYDDWDENRLGGRFSLGYRITPDLSLAVGISGQNVDLSNIRALNTGILSPGDAAEYQELADAEGDNELYSGSITLTHNTRDSPIQPSQGHYFQFQFEETFGDYDYSRIEVEYRKYWLLASRADGSGKQTFSYSTQIGFSGNDTPIFENFFAGGYATLRGFDFRGAGPVVGGTGGNPFIGVGGEFQFLNSVEYMFPITADDAFRGVAFCDFGTVESSVKLDSDSFRVAPGLGLRVAIPALGPAPLAFDFAYPVNKSDFDDERVFSFYMSLIR; this comes from the coding sequence ATGCGTGCCGTGGCGGCGCGGTTGACGGTGCTCGCCGGCATCCTGCTGATCAGCGCGTCACCGGCGGCGGCGCAGTACAACCCGTACGGAACCAGCGCCGCTGCGGGAACCTACACGCCCACGCAACAGGCGTACGCGACACAACCACCGGGGTACGCAGCACCACAACAAGCGTACGCAGCACCACAACAAGCGTACGCTGGAACGCCACAAGTCGCTCCGCCGCAAGCCACCGCCACCGGGCAACCTGTCCAGCAGACCTCGTTTCCGCCGACCCAATTCGGGCCGCGACAACAAACGCTGATGCCCGGTCAATCGGTGCCCGGCAGCGGCACGGCGTTCCCACCGATCGGCACCGATCCGGTGTACACGCCCAACGTTCGCGTCGCGGACTTGATCGTCAACGGTTTCCCCGCGCGGACCGGACGGATCATGTTCGGCGGTGCGGTCAACAGTGACGCGGGCGTCACGGGTCAGATCACGATCGACGAACGCAACTTTGACATCATGCGTTGGCCGCGGTCGTTCCGCGACCTGTTCGGCGGGACGGCGTTTCGCGGTGCCGGACAAACGTTTCGGCTGGAAGCGGCACCGGGCAGCGACTTCGATCGTTACAGTGTCCAATTCGCCGACCCGAACCTGTTCGGTTACCTGCCGATCAGTTTTTCCGCCAGCGGTTTCCTGTACGACCGACGCTATGACGACTGGGACGAAAATCGTCTCGGCGGTCGGTTTTCGCTCGGCTACCGAATCACGCCCGACCTGTCACTGGCGGTCGGAATCAGCGGCCAAAACGTCGACCTGAGCAACATTCGTGCACTCAACACCGGCATCTTGTCCCCCGGCGATGCGGCCGAGTACCAAGAACTGGCCGATGCCGAAGGTGACAACGAACTGTACAGCGGCAGCATCACGTTGACGCACAACACCCGCGACAGCCCGATCCAGCCCAGCCAGGGACACTACTTTCAATTTCAATTCGAAGAGACGTTCGGCGATTACGACTACTCGCGAATCGAAGTGGAATACCGCAAGTACTGGTTGCTGGCGTCGCGAGCGGACGGCAGCGGGAAACAGACGTTTTCATACAGCACGCAAATCGGCTTCAGCGGAAACGACACGCCGATCTTTGAAAACTTCTTCGCCGGCGGTTATGCGACGCTGCGAGGCTTTGATTTTCGCGGTGCAGGCCCCGTGGTGGGCGGTACGGGCGGAAATCCCTTCATTGGTGTCGGCGGTGAGTTTCAGTTCCTCAATTCTGTCGAATACATGTTCCCGATCACCGCCGACGATGCCTTCCGCGGAGTCGCATTTTGTGACTTTGGTACCGTCGAAAGCAGTGTTAAACTGGATTCCGACTCGTTTCGTGTCGCCCCCGGTTTGGGATTGCGTGTCGCGATCCCGGCACTCGGGCCGGCCCCGCTCGCGTTCGACTTCGCCTATCCGGTCAACAAGTCCGACTTTGATGACGAGCGTGTGTTCAGCTTTTACATGAGTTTGATTCGCTAA
- a CDS encoding SMI1/KNR4 family protein codes for MPQPSQPSAASGSWTDQIQARFRCVLSDDLTRWFDEEIWRFAEGSGGNRFASAITPADLIDDAPSAIWPALMPCDFLPILTNTMGDWLCIRMAADNTATQVVHWYHGGGDWIPWGNSLAEAIYFDHVRHRLPGSRRDHAISAGSAVDDNDRSCQKLNQWALSRLEHRSVHELEPLRGAELADEMVRRGLSQPAVLCQLVIDALENPLLDDDAARTLNINDAEQVQRALFDNQLMDPKWIGNLVAPDVSHEQVLNQQDWDAVDRHCRRAIEIAPDLGWGWDLLGYSEERSGRLAAAIEHYRRGLDCSIFTDQTVRVRTHGFSGEGQKFAAARLMKLDYQPSDPIEKDYFQRLGIACASERRDQIREHFASLARQATPAKAHELWVRAGWDMGAEPMLAFAELLEQIAISADAAGRAAQGELARTHRNCFRDRYGI; via the coding sequence TTGCCACAGCCTTCCCAACCATCCGCCGCCTCGGGATCTTGGACCGACCAGATCCAAGCGAGGTTTCGATGCGTCCTTTCCGACGACCTCACGCGATGGTTCGACGAAGAAATCTGGCGTTTTGCCGAAGGCAGCGGTGGAAACCGATTCGCATCGGCGATCACGCCCGCCGATCTGATCGACGACGCGCCCTCGGCGATCTGGCCGGCGCTGATGCCGTGTGACTTTCTGCCGATCCTGACCAACACGATGGGCGATTGGCTGTGCATCCGCATGGCCGCCGACAATACCGCGACGCAGGTCGTTCACTGGTATCACGGCGGAGGCGACTGGATCCCGTGGGGGAATTCGTTGGCCGAAGCGATCTACTTCGATCATGTGCGGCACCGGCTTCCCGGCAGCCGTCGCGACCACGCGATCTCCGCGGGATCTGCGGTCGACGATAATGACCGGTCCTGCCAAAAACTGAACCAATGGGCGCTTTCCCGACTGGAACATCGATCGGTGCACGAGCTGGAACCGTTGCGTGGGGCGGAGTTGGCCGATGAAATGGTCCGTCGCGGTCTCAGCCAACCCGCGGTCTTGTGCCAGCTGGTGATCGACGCGCTTGAGAATCCTCTGCTTGACGATGACGCCGCTCGCACCTTGAACATCAACGATGCCGAACAAGTCCAACGCGCCCTGTTTGACAACCAGCTGATGGATCCAAAATGGATCGGCAACCTCGTTGCCCCTGACGTCTCGCACGAACAAGTCCTGAACCAACAGGACTGGGACGCCGTCGATCGGCATTGTCGTCGCGCGATCGAAATCGCACCGGATTTGGGATGGGGCTGGGACTTGCTGGGGTATAGCGAAGAGCGATCTGGTCGTCTCGCCGCGGCGATTGAACATTACCGTCGCGGACTGGATTGTTCCATTTTCACCGACCAGACCGTGCGGGTGCGGACGCATGGGTTTAGCGGCGAAGGCCAAAAGTTCGCCGCCGCGCGACTGATGAAGCTCGACTACCAGCCGTCTGATCCGATCGAAAAGGATTATTTCCAACGGCTAGGCATCGCGTGTGCGAGTGAACGACGCGATCAAATCCGTGAACATTTTGCATCGCTCGCTCGACAAGCCACACCGGCGAAGGCTCACGAGTTGTGGGTCCGCGCGGGGTGGGACATGGGCGCCGAACCCATGCTCGCCTTTGCGGAATTGCTCGAACAGATCGCGATCAGTGCCGACGCGGCCGGCAGGGCCGCCCAAGGCGAACTGGCGCGAACGCACCGCAATTGCTTCCGCGACCGCTACGGTATCTGA